A single genomic interval of Spinacia oleracea cultivar Varoflay chromosome 6, BTI_SOV_V1, whole genome shotgun sequence harbors:
- the LOC110791637 gene encoding uncharacterized protein — protein MYVVESKTGAILCMLLSLIFLGTWPAVLAYLERRGRLPQHTYLDYALTNLLAAVFIALTLGEIGETKPGMPNFLTQLFQVQENWPSALFAMAGGVALSVGNLSIQYAMALAGLSVVEVVSASITVVIGTTVNYFLDDRINKAEILFPGVGCFLIAVFVGSAVHKSNDADNTAKLKNLESKLEEQERLVTPPKPTFDRKSDISASDGTSAHKVSIDLEKTNEPTKEPEFGTAKFLIQLEEKRSIKVFGRSIWIGLAITFFAGICYSFFSPLFNIATNDQFHRLRKGVPHLVVYTAFFYFSISSFAIALILNVTFLFHPILGLPKSSFDAYFKDWNGRGWALLAGLLCGFGNGLQFMGGQAAGYAAADAVQALPLVSTFWGVVAFGEYRKSTRKTYTLLEEGSPIIRVIEKITKRILSSGLEMFVVESKGGAIVCMLMSLLFLGTWPAVLAFLERRGRLPQHSYLDYSITNLLAAVIIALTLGQMGDAKPGMPNFITQLYQDNWASVLFAMAGGVVLSIGNLSTQYAWALVGLSVVEVVSASITVVIGTTLNYFLDDKINKADILFPGVACFLVAVILGSLVHSSNASDNKKKLGDLPTGSEDKADKKSATMDPENGEMTKVEGAQFGTAEFLIELENKRSIKVFDRSIWLGLAITFFSGICFSLFSPFFNLATNDQFHLLEKGVPHLVVYTAFFYFSVCCFVVAIVLNIIFLYRPILNLPKSSFKAYLADSKGRGWALLAGLLCGFGNGLQFMGGQAAGYAAADAVQALPLVSTFWAILLFGEYRKSSRRTYILLVSMLLMFIVAVGVLMASAGHRK, from the exons ATGTATGTGGTAGAGAGTAAAACAGGAGCTATACTGTGCATGCTTCTCTCTCTAATCTTCTTAGGGACATGGCCTGCTGTTTTGGCTTACCTTGAAAGGCGTGGCCGCCTTCCTCAACATACTTATCTTGATTATGCTCTTACTAATCTCCTAGCTGCCGTGTTTATAGCACTCACATTAGGTGAGATTGGAGAGACCAAACCAGGCATGCCAAATTTCTTAACTCAACTCTTTCAG GTTCAAGAGAATTGGCCTTCGGCGTTGTTTGCAATGGCTGGAGGAGTTGCTCTTAGTGTAGGGAATCTATCTATACAGTATGCTATGGCTTTAGCTGGGTTATCAGTTGTTGAGGTTGTAAGTGCTAGCATTACCGTTGTCATAG GAACCACAGTAAACTATTTCCTGGATGACAGAATAAATAAGGCAGAAATCCTTTTCCCTGGAGTAGGTTGTTTTCTGATTGCAGTGTTCGTGGGCTCGGCTGTTCACAAATCTAATGATGCTGATAATACTGCAAAACTCAAAAATTTGGAAAGTAAACTAGAAGAACAGGAAAG ACTAGTGACGCCACCAAAACCGACTTTTGACAGGAAATCCGATATTTCAGCCTCAGATGGAACATCTGCTCATAAAG TTTCTATCGACCTTGAAAAGACAAATGAACCTACAAAGGAGCCGGAGTTTGGAACTGCAAAGTTCCTCATTCAGCTTGAGGAAAAAAGATCCATAAAG GTGTTTGGCAGGAGTATTTGGATCGGTTTAGCAATAACATTTTTTGCTGGAATTTGTTACTCCTTTTTTTCTCCACTATTCAATATAGCAACCAATGACCAGTTTCACCGTTTGAGGAAAGGAGTGCCTCATTTGGTTGTTTATACCGCTTTCTTCTACTTTTCCATCTCCTCTTTTGCAATTGCACTCATCTTGAATGTCACCTTCCTATTTCACCCTATTTTGGGATTGCCAAAGTCATCATTTGATGCCTACTTTAAGGACTGGAATGGTCGAGGATGGGCCCTTTTGGCTGGCTTACTCTGTGGATTTGGAAATGGTCTTCAGTTTATGGGAGGTCAGGCTGCAGGATATGCTGCAGCTGATGCTGTTCAG GCACTTCCATTGGTGAGCACCTTTTGGGGAGTAGTTGCTTTTGGAGAATACAGGAAATCAACAAGAAAAACATACACACTACTT GAGGAAGGAAGCCCAATAATAAGAGTGATAGAGAAGATAACAAAGAGGATTTTGTCAAGTGGTTTAGAAATGTTTGTGGTTGAAAGCAAAGGAGGAGCAATAGTATGTATGCTCATGTCTTTGCTGTTCTTGGGTACATGGCCTGCTGTGTTAGCCTTCCTCGAAAGGCGTGGCCGTCTTCCTCAACACTCTTATCTTGATTACTCCATTACCAATCTCTTGGCTGCTGTTATCATTGCTCTTACTCTTGGTCAAATGGGAGATGCTAAACCTGGCATGCCTAATTTCATCACCCAACTTTATCAG GATAACTGGGCCTCAGTGTTATTCGCAATGGCAGGTGGAGTAGTCCTCTCTATCGGGAACCTATCCACACAATATGCTTGGGCACTAGTAGGTTTATCAGTAGTAGAGGTGGTCTCTGCTAGCATTACTGTTGTAATAG GCACCACATTGAACTATTTCCTGGATGACAAAATTAACAAGGCTGACATCCTTTTCCCTGGTGTCGCGTGTTTTCTTGTTGCTGTCATTTTGGGTTCACTTGTTCACTCATCTAATGCGTCTGACAACAAGAAAAAACTCGGTGATCTGCCAACTGGTTCTGAAGACAAGGCAGA TAAAAAATCAGCTACGATGGATCCTGAAAACGGTGAAATGACCAAGGTAGAAGGGGCACAGTTCGGGACTGCAGAATTCCTCATCGAACTTGAGAATAAGAGATCCATAAAG GTGTTTGATAGGAGCATTTGGCTTGGACTTGCTATAACTTTCTTTTCCGGGATCtgcttctctctcttctcacCGTTCTTCAACCTAGCAACAAACGATCAATTCCACCTCCTAGAGAAAGGGGTTCCTCATTTGGTGGTTTACACTGCTTTCTTCTACTTCTCAGTGTGTTGTTTCGTGGTTGCAATTGTTTTGAACATCATATTCCTATACCGTCCTATTTTGAACTTGCCAAAGTCATCATTTAAGGCCTACTTAGCAGACTCGAAAGGAAGAGGATGGGCCTTACTTGCAGGTTTACTTTGTGGTTTTGGGAATGGCCTTCAGTTCATGGGAGGTCAGGCTGCTGGTTATGCTGCAGCTGATGCTGTTCAG GCACTTCCTCTAGTGAGCACATTTTGGGCCATACTGTTATTTGGAGAGTACAGAAAATCATCAAGACGAACATATATATTATTAGTTAGCATGTTGCTGATGTTCATTGTAGCTGTTGGTGTCCTCATGGCATCTGCAGGACACAGGAAATGA
- the LOC110791640 gene encoding BAG family molecular chaperone regulator 4: protein MNPVEEGMNKEREWEMRPGGMLVQKREDGSDDDNINLPLYKIKVSFGSSFFDFTVPCKFTFGELKKLLAQETGIEPEDQRLFFRGREKDDAETLLMAGLKDHSKLWLTERLASKEKKMEEARKKDEISKACAAIAEVRVEVDKLSQRVSSLEASLYNGAKVDEKEFIILTELLMVQLLKLDSIEANGEAKIQRKNEVRRVQSYVDTLDALKARNSNTYDDCGNTVAVTTNWETFDSGVGSLTPPPVSSSSKVDKEWERFE from the exons atgaaTCCAGTAGAAGAAGGCATGAATAAGGAGAGAGAGTGGGAGATGAGGCCAGGTGGGATGTTAGTACAAAAGAGAGAGGATGGTTCCGATGATGATAACATTAATCTTCCTTTGTACAAGATCAAGGTCTCTTTTGGCTCTTCTTTCTTCGATTTCACCGTGCCTTGCAAATTCACTTTTG GTGAATTGAAGAAACTTCTTGCTCAAGAAACTGGGATAGAGCCAGAGGACCAAAGATTGTTCTTTCGGGGGAGGGAGAAGGATGATGCTGAGACTTTGCTTATGGCAGGTTTAAAGGATCACTCTAAATTGTGGCTTACAGAGCGTCTCGCTAGCAAAGAGAAAAAAATGGAGGAGGCAAGAAAGAAAGATGAAATATCGAAAGCATGTGCTGCAATTGCTGAAGTTCGGGTAGAGGTGGATAAGCTTTCTCAAAGG GTCTCCTCCTTGGAGGCGTCTCTTTATAATGGAGCAAAGGTAGATGAGAAGGAATTTATCATCTTAACGGAGTTGCTTATGGTTCAATTGCTGAAGTTGGATAGCATTGAGGCTAACGGAGAAGCAAAAATCCAGCGGAAGAATGAG GTTCGTCGTGTGCAAAGCTACGTGGATACACTGGATGCCCTGAAAGCAAGAAACTCTAATACATATGATGATTGTGGCAATACTGTAGCAGTGACCACCAACTGGGAGACTTTTGATTCTGGAGTTGGGAGCTTGACTCCACCTCCAGTTTCATCATCTTCAAAAGTAGATAAAGAATGGGAGCGGTTTGAGTAA
- the LOC110791649 gene encoding 6,7,8-trihydroxycoumarin synthase-like: MYGILPWANLSTRYGSDDEGSKCHRLLSEAQAMFTTFFFSDYFPSVGWLDKLTGQSSRLEKAFKDLDAFFEEIINDHLHPNRLQTEEQEQDIIDVLLHLKKEGTFAFDLSLDNIKAVLMVIFLG, translated from the exons ATGTATGGGATACTCCCGTGGGCTAATCTAAGTACAAG GTATGGTAGCGATGATGAAGGGTCTAAATGTCACAGGCTTCTAAGTGAAGCTCAGGCTATGTTCACCACCTTCTTCTTCTCCGACTATTTCCCTTCCGTTGGATGGCTTGATAAGCTAACCGGACAATCGTCTAGGCTCGAGAAGGCATTCAAGGATTTAGATGCATTCTTTGAAGAAATTATTAATGACCATCTTCACCCAAACAGATTACAAACCGAGGAACAGGAACAAGACATCATTGATGTTTTGCTCCATCTTAAAAAAGAGGGTACTTTTGCATTTGACCTATCTTTGGACAACATCAAAGCCGTTCTTATGGTAATTTTCTTGGGTTAA
- the LOC110791638 gene encoding uncharacterized protein, which produces MDPQQQQQAPAHRPLQPPAGGGGGGNPLSGLLPLLFFFVAAITAVMLSSASTSKISLTVLHQVPEGHVGVYWRGGALLKTITDPGFHWKLPIVTHYEPIQVTLQTDQVRNIPCGTKGGVMINFNRIEVVNRLNKDFVYDTLLNYGVHYDKTWIYDKIHHEINQFCSSHALQQVYIDMFDQIDERMKDALQGDCTRYAPGVEIISVRVTKPTIPETIRQNYEQMEEERTKALIAIEKQKVAEKEAETQKKIAISEAEKNSFVSKIIMEQKLMEKESARRQQQIDNEMNVAREKSMADSYYYRLIKEAEANTMKLTPQYLELRFIEAIANDTKIYFGDKIPNMVFDQKLLGHYLERVAKTPGKADF; this is translated from the exons ATGGACCctcaacagcaacaacaagcaCCTGCGCACCGCCCTCTTCAGCCTCCCGCTGGTGGCGGAGGCGGCGGAAATCCTCTCTCCGGTCTTCTTCCTTTGCTTTTCTTTTTCGTCGCTGCCATCACTGCG GTTATGCTTTCTTCGGCGTCCACAAGCAAGATCAGCTTGACCGTCTTGCATCAAGTTCCTGAAGGTCATGTTGGTGTCTACTGGAGAGGGGGTGCCCTTCTCAAAACAATCACTGATCCTG GTTTTCACTGGAAGCTTCCTATTGTTACTCATTATGAACCTATACAAGTGACTCTTCAGACTGATCAG GTTAGAAACATTCCATGTGGCACAAAAGGGGGTGTTATGATCAACTTCAACAGGATAGAG GTTGTCAACAGGCTGAACAAGGACTTTGTATATGATACACTTCTGAATTACGGCGTGCACTATGATAAGACATGGATATATGACAAAATTCATCACGAGATCAATCAATTCTGCAGCTCCCATGCTCTTCAACAAGTTTATATTGATATGTTTGATCAG ATTGATGAAAGGATGAAAGATGCTCTCCAGGGAGACTGCACTCGTTATGCCCCAGGTGTTGAGATTATCAGTGTTCGTGTCACAAAACCTACCATCCCGGAGACTATAAGGCAGAATTATGAACAGATGGAGGAGGAAAGGACAAAG GCTTTAATAGCTattgagaagcagaaggttgcTGAGAAGGAGGCAGAGACACAGAAAAAGATTGCGATATCTGAGGCAGAAAAGAATTCATTTGTGAGCAAAATCATCATGGAACAGAAGCTGATGGAAAAGGAAAGTGCCAGAAGGCAGCAACAAATTGATAATGAGATGAATGTAGCTCGAGAAAAGAGCATGGCTGATTCCTACTACTACAG ATTAATAAAAGAAGCTGAAGCTAACACTATGAAGCTAACACCCCAGTATCTTGAGCTCAGATTCATTGAAGCAATAGCAAATGATACCAAAATATATTTCGGAGATAAG ATtccaaatatggttttcgaccAGAAACTTCTTGGGCACTACCTGGAACGCGTGGCCAAAACGCCAGGCAAAGCAGATTTTTGA